From Heliomicrobium modesticaldum Ice1, a single genomic window includes:
- a CDS encoding efflux RND transporter periplasmic adaptor subunit — MPNQQIHRKIGVKAIALGCVVATAITLTGCSGGAAPDPKVHKVVVETVGEQGLNKARVVAGRVMGETESAVMSKLNARIVKVLVDVGQEVTAGQPLIQLDDRDYRVALAQAEANLRAARARLADAEKGARPQERQQMEQKVTAAAASLDIAKKTMERTQSLFDAGAASKQQLESAQLALIQAQTTYEQLLQQQSQLLEGATAQTLESLRAAVDQMSAVVDQARLNVEATVITAPVNGRIASKLAHEGEMAATAPAANTLLTIVSSEPVVEASVPEEYIKQIQVGQTMKVRIEQVSSEVFEAKVIAVSPIANSASKEYPVKLRLPQSGRWKSGMYAEVTLPDGQAQSPIVVPKDAVVKRGSERVIMVTDGSTVTSRPVLTGRSDGSNIEILSGLKGGEKIITVGQEDLQDGDAIQVIAEKGAAQ, encoded by the coding sequence TCGCCCTGGGGTGCGTCGTCGCGACAGCGATCACCCTGACCGGTTGCAGCGGCGGCGCAGCTCCCGATCCGAAGGTACATAAAGTGGTCGTCGAAACAGTGGGGGAACAGGGACTCAACAAGGCCCGTGTGGTAGCCGGACGGGTCATGGGGGAAACGGAATCGGCTGTCATGAGCAAGCTCAACGCCAGGATCGTCAAGGTCCTCGTCGATGTGGGACAAGAAGTCACGGCCGGTCAGCCGCTGATTCAACTGGATGACCGCGACTACCGCGTCGCCCTCGCCCAGGCAGAAGCGAACCTGAGGGCCGCCCGAGCGCGGCTGGCTGACGCGGAAAAGGGCGCGCGGCCGCAGGAGCGGCAGCAGATGGAACAAAAGGTCACTGCTGCGGCGGCCTCCCTGGACATCGCCAAAAAGACGATGGAACGGACGCAGTCGCTCTTTGACGCCGGTGCAGCCTCGAAACAACAACTCGAGTCAGCCCAACTGGCCCTGATACAGGCCCAGACCACTTATGAACAGCTGCTGCAGCAACAGAGCCAGTTGCTCGAAGGCGCCACCGCCCAGACGCTGGAGAGCTTACGAGCCGCCGTGGACCAGATGAGCGCCGTCGTCGATCAGGCGCGGCTGAACGTCGAGGCGACGGTGATCACCGCTCCCGTCAACGGCCGCATCGCCTCCAAGCTGGCCCATGAAGGGGAGATGGCGGCTACAGCGCCTGCGGCCAACACGCTGCTGACCATCGTCAGCAGCGAACCGGTGGTGGAAGCGAGCGTTCCTGAGGAGTATATCAAGCAGATCCAGGTCGGTCAGACGATGAAAGTGCGCATCGAACAGGTTTCTTCAGAGGTCTTTGAGGCCAAGGTGATCGCCGTCAGCCCCATCGCCAACAGTGCCAGCAAAGAGTACCCTGTCAAGCTGCGCCTGCCCCAGTCGGGGCGCTGGAAATCGGGCATGTACGCTGAGGTCACTCTGCCGGATGGGCAGGCGCAGTCCCCGATCGTCGTCCCGAAAGACGCCGTCGTCAAACGGGGCAGCGAGCGCGTCATCATGGTTACCGACGGTTCCACCGTCACCAGCCGCCCCGTGCTGACCGGCCGCTCCGACGGCAGCAATATAGAGATCCTGAGCGGGCTCAAGGGCGGAGAAAAAATCATCACTGTCGGTCAAGAAGACTTGCAAGACGGCGACGCCATTCAAGTGATCGCTGAAAAGGGAGCGGCCCAATGA